In Amycolatopsis endophytica, the following are encoded in one genomic region:
- a CDS encoding NADP-dependent oxidoreductase, which translates to MAEPSVTTSAGMSRAVRFESFGGPENLNVREVPAPQAGPGQIRVRVSAAGLNPMDWFMTSDAETAARFGLSLPCGFGTDYAGTVDQVGDGVSEFAVGDRVFGGALSRAVADHVIVDEAGTIAVGGEAHRTPDGVDDRTAAVLAIAGCTAAAALAVVEPGPGDTVLIGGAGGGVGVFAVQLARLAGARVIGTGSATSAEALRALGAEPVTYGDGLVDRVRALAPAGVTAAMDLHGTDTVRAARELGVPDERITTIAGQVDGITSANGANAAPGAIEEIAGLVAAGRLRVPIAASFPVERIRAAVELQAGRHVHGKVVIDL; encoded by the coding sequence ATGGCAGAACCGAGCGTCACCACGTCAGCGGGCATGAGCCGGGCGGTCCGGTTCGAGTCGTTCGGCGGACCGGAGAACTTGAACGTCCGCGAGGTACCCGCGCCACAGGCCGGCCCGGGGCAGATCCGGGTGCGGGTCAGCGCGGCCGGCCTGAACCCGATGGACTGGTTCATGACCTCCGACGCGGAAACCGCCGCGCGATTCGGCTTGAGCCTGCCCTGCGGATTCGGCACCGACTACGCCGGGACCGTGGATCAGGTCGGTGACGGCGTGAGTGAGTTCGCGGTCGGTGACCGCGTGTTCGGCGGCGCCCTGTCCCGCGCGGTCGCCGACCACGTCATCGTGGACGAAGCCGGAACCATCGCGGTGGGCGGCGAAGCGCACCGCACCCCGGACGGCGTCGACGACCGCACCGCCGCGGTCCTCGCCATCGCGGGCTGCACAGCGGCCGCGGCGCTGGCCGTGGTCGAGCCGGGCCCGGGTGACACGGTGCTCATCGGCGGCGCGGGCGGCGGCGTAGGCGTGTTCGCCGTCCAGCTCGCGCGCCTCGCGGGGGCGCGCGTGATCGGGACGGGGTCGGCAACCTCGGCCGAGGCGCTGCGCGCCCTGGGGGCCGAGCCGGTCACCTACGGCGATGGTCTGGTCGACCGGGTCCGTGCGCTGGCTCCCGCGGGCGTCACCGCCGCCATGGACCTGCACGGGACGGACACCGTGCGGGCGGCACGCGAACTCGGCGTGCCCGACGAGCGCATCACCACCATTGCCGGGCAGGTCGACGGGATCACGTCGGCGAACGGCGCCAACGCGGCACCCGGCGCCATCGAGGAGATCGCCGGCCTGGTCGCGGCGGGCCGTCTCCGGGTCCCGATCGCGGCGAGCTTCCCGGTCGAGCGGATCCGTGCCGCGGTCGAGCTCCAGGCGGGGCGCCACGTGCACGGAAAGGTCGTCATCGACCTGTAG
- a CDS encoding response regulator transcription factor — protein MRVLVTEDDENLRVAVEGSLRGSGFAVDVALDLGGADEAVSVNSYDCTVFDRMLPSGDSLRFVSALRQRGWAVPVLFLTARDTVDDRIAGLAWGDDYLVKPFEMAELVVRVRSLCRRGAARIAPVLRHGDLELDTGRYEVRRAGALLPVTTKEFVVLQRLLAAGGRAVRRADLIAAAWDEYVPPASNVLDVLIAGLRRKLGPPPVLHTVRGVGYVLGGTG, from the coding sequence GTGCGTGTGCTGGTCACCGAGGACGACGAGAACCTCCGGGTGGCCGTGGAGGGGTCGTTGCGCGGGTCCGGGTTCGCGGTGGACGTGGCGCTGGACCTGGGTGGCGCGGACGAGGCCGTGAGCGTCAACTCCTACGACTGCACGGTGTTCGACCGGATGCTCCCCTCGGGCGACTCGCTGCGCTTCGTGTCGGCGTTGCGGCAGCGCGGGTGGGCGGTACCGGTGCTGTTCCTGACCGCGCGCGACACGGTCGACGATCGCATCGCCGGTCTGGCGTGGGGCGACGACTACCTGGTCAAACCGTTCGAGATGGCGGAGCTGGTGGTGCGGGTGCGCAGCCTGTGCCGCCGCGGAGCCGCCCGGATCGCCCCGGTGCTGCGGCACGGCGACCTCGAACTGGACACGGGCCGGTACGAGGTCCGCCGGGCGGGTGCCCTGCTGCCGGTGACGACGAAGGAGTTCGTCGTGCTGCAACGGCTCCTCGCGGCGGGCGGACGGGCGGTCCGCCGGGCCGACCTGATAGCCGCGGCGTGGGACGAGTACGTGCCGCCCGCGTCGAACGTGCTGGACGTGCTGATCGCGGGACTGCGCCGGAAGCTGGGGCCACCGCCGGTGCTGCACACCGTGCGGGGCGTCGGTTACGTGCTGGGCGGCACCGGCTGA
- a CDS encoding response regulator transcription factor: MPRQPARVLVVEDDEDLRVAVTAELTAADLRVEAAGDLAGATAALDGADPDCVVFDRMLPDGDAIGYVHRRRQSGWAVPVLFLTARDTVHDRIAGFEHGGDDYLVKPFAAAELAARVLALCRRSGGGRPSVLRHSDLELDCARREVRRGGTLLTVSGKEFAVLEYLMARPDGVVRRDELIEHCWDSSSDPMSNVVDVVVRRLRRKLGEPELVHTVRGVGYRMAP, from the coding sequence ATGCCCCGGCAGCCGGCCCGGGTACTGGTGGTCGAGGACGACGAGGACCTGCGCGTGGCCGTGACCGCCGAGCTGACGGCGGCGGACCTGCGGGTCGAGGCGGCAGGCGATCTCGCGGGTGCCACCGCGGCGCTCGACGGGGCCGATCCGGACTGCGTCGTCTTCGACCGCATGCTGCCCGATGGTGACGCCATCGGGTACGTGCACCGGCGCCGCCAGTCCGGCTGGGCGGTCCCGGTGCTGTTCCTCACCGCGCGCGACACGGTGCACGACCGCATCGCCGGGTTCGAGCACGGCGGCGACGACTACCTGGTCAAACCGTTCGCGGCGGCCGAACTGGCCGCGCGGGTTCTGGCGCTGTGCCGCCGCTCCGGCGGCGGGCGGCCCTCCGTACTCCGGCACAGCGACCTCGAACTGGACTGCGCCCGCCGGGAGGTCCGCCGCGGCGGCACGCTGCTGACCGTGTCCGGCAAGGAGTTCGCCGTGCTCGAGTACCTGATGGCGCGGCCGGACGGGGTGGTCAGGCGGGACGAGCTGATCGAGCACTGCTGGGACTCCAGCTCCGACCCGATGTCCAACGTGGTCGACGTGGTGGTGCGGCGGCTGCGGCGCAAGCTCGGCGAACCGGAACTGGTGCACACCGTCCGCGGCGTCGGCTACCGGATGGCACCGTGA
- a CDS encoding sensor histidine kinase gives MTSPRPGSAAERLRRLRWVLTGLFTALNAVGLLVFAVLVVQADGDRGEQALDGELRRVTSTMSRVLQYDDALITAFLAEDELSTKCPQFAVLPSGVEPFDPFFSQRSCVPVDNAVLGGLAQRAAQSGALLEGNVRATDGRLVRIGAEPFRNSSGQYIGAVVAVMDAEPEQSRHEQVVLMVIGGCVLLLAAVAVAGYALSGRAIRPASAALEQQEVLLAETAHDLRTPVAALRALAETATRHPDQGAELLPRTVRLAGRMGSIIDGLLVRARLAAGVERLAIQPVWLDQLVAGVVEETPTEGSRVTLTTAPTRVDADPALVQRAISNLLDNALRYGRQPGAEALVHITVAGGRVTVADHGPGIDPSVARENFDRFTSGGGSSGLGLSIVRWVAQAHGGMLRVYNADEGGAIFELVLPVSAGDPAVPMYGQYRGQV, from the coding sequence GTGACGAGCCCGCGCCCCGGTTCCGCGGCGGAGCGGCTGCGGCGCCTGCGCTGGGTGCTCACCGGTCTGTTCACCGCCCTCAACGCGGTCGGCCTGCTGGTGTTCGCCGTGCTGGTGGTGCAGGCCGACGGCGACCGCGGCGAACAGGCGCTGGACGGCGAGCTGCGGCGCGTCACCTCCACGATGTCCCGCGTGCTGCAGTATGACGACGCGCTGATCACGGCCTTCCTCGCCGAGGACGAGCTGAGCACCAAATGTCCCCAGTTCGCGGTGCTGCCCAGCGGGGTCGAGCCGTTCGACCCGTTCTTCAGCCAGCGCAGCTGCGTGCCGGTGGACAACGCGGTGCTGGGTGGCCTGGCCCAGCGCGCCGCCCAGTCCGGCGCCCTGCTGGAGGGCAACGTGCGTGCCACCGACGGCCGTCTGGTCCGGATCGGCGCGGAGCCGTTCCGCAACTCCAGCGGCCAGTACATCGGCGCGGTGGTCGCGGTCATGGACGCCGAACCGGAGCAGTCGCGGCACGAGCAGGTGGTGCTGATGGTGATCGGCGGATGCGTGCTGCTGCTCGCCGCGGTCGCGGTGGCCGGGTACGCGTTGTCCGGCCGCGCGATCCGGCCCGCGTCGGCGGCGCTGGAACAGCAGGAGGTGCTGCTGGCGGAGACCGCGCACGACCTGCGCACCCCGGTCGCGGCGCTGCGGGCGCTGGCCGAGACCGCGACGCGGCACCCCGACCAGGGCGCCGAACTGCTGCCGCGCACGGTCCGCCTGGCCGGGCGGATGGGCTCGATCATCGACGGTCTGCTGGTGCGGGCCCGCCTCGCCGCCGGGGTCGAGCGGCTCGCGATCCAGCCGGTGTGGCTGGACCAGCTGGTCGCGGGGGTGGTCGAGGAGACCCCGACCGAAGGCTCGCGGGTGACCCTCACGACCGCGCCGACCCGTGTCGACGCCGACCCGGCGCTCGTCCAGCGCGCCATCAGCAACCTGCTGGACAACGCGCTGCGGTACGGGCGGCAGCCCGGCGCCGAGGCGCTCGTGCACATCACCGTGGCGGGCGGCAGGGTCACCGTCGCCGACCACGGGCCCGGCATCGATCCCTCCGTGGCCCGGGAGAACTTCGACCGGTTCACCAGTGGGGGCGGCTCCAGCGGCCTCGGATTGTCGATCGTGCGGTGGGTCGCCCAGGCGCACGGTGGCATGCTGCGGGTGTACAACGCCGACGAGGGCGGCGCGATCTTCGAGCTGGTGCTGCCGGTCAGCGCCGGCGATCCGGCGGTGCCGATGTACGGCCAGTACCGAGGGCAGGTCTGA
- a CDS encoding fibronectin type III domain-containing protein, whose amino-acid sequence MDDQAPRTRTGLRRRLPMALLVAVVVAGVAVAVSAAGRPLTGLYLAQAGHWVAFPELNRVYHINGAARTVDASAEVPGMEPGSQVVQGETSGYVVGRSRIYEFGKSSLSVERSLAPPTGEVPVAIEAPGGPYLVYREAGSVVRLGDVSATIPAGGALGDPVATPDGTLWLHRLDSGVLCQLPKGADRISCPAATTPGHSGSLTVVGQRAAFVDTTADTLRLVSGDGLGEPVPLRVDAPPDAKVSPADADGRVAVLDPSNRRLHLVDSAGLDARRPPAPPISVGLVEGDYAGPTVSGSSVVLLDLTRGSVLTYTSAGRPQRTMAVPPEAGEPRLSRGEDARVYVDGAEGRHVMVVDHDGAVNQVPVVGPPPDTSSVPVQPPPEPEVPVVPPETNTPAQPPVPPAQPPAQPGGGNYQQQGPVQPPATRTPPPAPPPAPPPAPPPQPPPAPATPPGLPPGLRAVVQGTDVQLTWGAAPGNGAAVTAYHVSWQPASGTGGSMTRAGGARSATLSGLREGVTYTVTVVAENSAGRGAPATVQTLVPVQRQPKITVTRGEDTTYEGCDDDCAYMRVEMTGFEPNTFYEVEVHSTNTDYDNPGRGITTDSEGNEVFEDFPFESTGYEVWVSVNGIESAHYVWPGGS is encoded by the coding sequence ATGGACGATCAGGCTCCGCGCACGAGAACGGGTCTGCGCCGCAGGCTGCCGATGGCGCTGCTGGTCGCGGTCGTGGTCGCCGGTGTCGCGGTCGCGGTCTCGGCCGCGGGCAGGCCGCTGACCGGTCTGTACCTGGCGCAGGCCGGGCACTGGGTGGCGTTCCCGGAGCTCAACCGCGTCTACCACATCAACGGCGCGGCGCGGACCGTCGACGCCTCGGCCGAGGTGCCCGGGATGGAACCGGGCAGCCAGGTGGTGCAGGGCGAGACCAGCGGCTACGTGGTGGGCCGGTCGCGGATCTACGAGTTCGGCAAGTCCAGCCTCAGCGTGGAGCGGAGCCTGGCGCCGCCGACGGGTGAGGTGCCGGTGGCGATCGAGGCGCCGGGCGGCCCGTACCTGGTGTACCGGGAGGCGGGCAGCGTGGTGCGGCTCGGCGACGTGTCGGCGACGATCCCGGCCGGTGGCGCGCTCGGCGATCCGGTCGCGACCCCGGACGGCACGCTGTGGCTGCACCGGCTCGACTCCGGGGTGCTGTGCCAGCTGCCGAAGGGGGCCGACCGGATCTCCTGCCCTGCCGCGACGACGCCGGGGCACAGCGGATCGCTGACGGTGGTCGGGCAGCGCGCCGCGTTCGTGGACACCACCGCCGACACCCTCCGCCTCGTGTCCGGTGACGGGCTCGGCGAGCCGGTCCCGCTGCGCGTGGACGCCCCACCGGACGCGAAGGTCTCCCCGGCCGACGCGGACGGGCGGGTCGCCGTGCTCGACCCGTCGAACCGGCGGCTGCACCTCGTCGACTCCGCGGGACTGGACGCGCGGCGCCCGCCGGCGCCGCCGATCAGCGTTGGATTGGTCGAGGGCGACTACGCCGGTCCGACGGTCAGCGGATCGTCGGTCGTCCTGCTCGACCTCACACGGGGTTCGGTGCTCACCTACACCAGCGCGGGCCGTCCACAACGGACGATGGCGGTACCGCCGGAGGCGGGCGAACCGCGGTTGTCCCGTGGCGAGGACGCCCGCGTCTACGTGGACGGCGCCGAGGGACGGCACGTGATGGTGGTCGACCACGACGGCGCGGTGAACCAGGTGCCGGTGGTCGGGCCGCCGCCGGACACGTCGAGCGTTCCGGTCCAGCCACCGCCGGAGCCGGAGGTGCCCGTCGTGCCGCCGGAGACGAACACCCCGGCCCAGCCTCCCGTCCCGCCCGCGCAACCACCCGCGCAGCCCGGTGGCGGGAACTACCAGCAGCAGGGACCCGTGCAGCCACCGGCCACGCGGACCCCGCCGCCTGCACCACCGCCCGCACCGCCACCTGCCCCGCCGCCGCAGCCGCCACCGGCCCCGGCGACCCCGCCCGGTCTGCCGCCGGGCCTGCGTGCCGTCGTGCAGGGCACGGACGTGCAGCTCACCTGGGGTGCGGCGCCGGGCAACGGGGCCGCCGTGACCGCGTACCACGTGTCCTGGCAGCCCGCCTCGGGCACGGGCGGATCGATGACCCGCGCGGGCGGCGCCCGGTCGGCCACGCTGTCCGGGCTGCGGGAAGGCGTCACCTACACCGTCACGGTCGTGGCCGAGAACAGCGCCGGGCGCGGTGCCCCGGCGACGGTGCAGACCCTGGTTCCCGTGCAACGGCAACCGAAGATCACGGTGACCAGGGGCGAGGACACCACCTACGAAGGCTGCGATGACGACTGCGCGTACATGCGCGTCGAGATGACCGGGTTCGAGCCCAACACGTTCTACGAGGTCGAGGTCCACTCCACCAACACCGACTACGACAATCCCGGGCGAGGCATCACCACCGACTCCGAGGGCAACGAAGTCTTCGAGGACTTCCCCTTCGAGAGCACGGGTTATGAGGTCTGGGTGTCGGTGAACGGCATCGAATCCGCACACTACGTATGGCCGGGAGGATCGTGA
- a CDS encoding AAA family ATPase, with protein MTRAGEVAGLIANNVQQVIRGKPELVRLAVAAMLAEGHLLIEDVPGLGKTTLARCLARSIGGQWSRIQFTPDLLPGDITGVNVFHQKDEEFGFHQGAVFANIVVADEINRGTPKTQSALLEVMSERRVTVDGVAHEVPRPFLVVATQNPIEMEGTYRLPEAQLDRFLMRLSVGYPDVASEVLVIMSECAGVTADELPTVVDIGVLRQAIEDVRRSHLDRAVVDYAARLAAATREHAAVRYGASPRGSIALVRTAQALAATQGRAFVTPDDVKDVAVPVLSHRLILTTDAELNGRRTAEIVDEVTSATPAPAVSTAVR; from the coding sequence ATGACACGGGCGGGCGAGGTCGCCGGCCTCATCGCGAACAACGTGCAGCAGGTGATCCGCGGCAAGCCGGAACTGGTCCGCCTCGCGGTGGCCGCGATGCTGGCCGAGGGGCACCTGCTGATCGAGGACGTGCCGGGTCTGGGCAAGACGACGCTGGCCCGGTGCCTGGCCCGCAGCATCGGCGGGCAGTGGAGCCGCATCCAGTTCACGCCGGACCTGCTGCCCGGCGACATCACCGGCGTCAACGTCTTCCACCAGAAGGACGAGGAGTTCGGGTTCCACCAGGGCGCGGTGTTCGCGAACATCGTGGTCGCCGACGAAATCAACCGCGGCACCCCGAAGACGCAGTCCGCGCTGCTGGAGGTCATGTCCGAGCGGCGGGTCACCGTGGACGGTGTGGCGCACGAGGTGCCGCGGCCGTTTCTCGTGGTGGCGACGCAGAACCCGATCGAGATGGAGGGCACCTACCGGCTGCCCGAGGCGCAGCTGGACCGGTTCCTCATGCGGCTGTCGGTCGGTTATCCGGACGTGGCCTCGGAAGTGCTGGTGATCATGAGCGAGTGCGCCGGCGTCACCGCGGACGAGCTGCCGACCGTGGTGGACATCGGCGTGCTGCGCCAGGCGATCGAGGACGTGCGACGGTCGCATTTGGACCGCGCCGTGGTCGACTACGCGGCCCGGCTCGCGGCGGCGACCCGTGAGCACGCCGCCGTGCGGTACGGCGCCAGCCCGCGCGGCAGCATCGCGCTGGTCCGGACCGCGCAGGCGCTGGCCGCGACGCAGGGCCGGGCGTTCGTCACCCCGGACGACGTCAAGGACGTGGCCGTGCCGGTGTTGTCGCACCGGCTGATCCTGACCACCGACGCCGAGCTGAACGGTCGCCGCACGGCGGAGATCGTCGACGAGGTCACCTCCGCCACCCCGGCACCGGCGGTCAGCACGGCCGTCCGATGA
- a CDS encoding DUF58 domain-containing protein, which yields MTMRLTGRGVAVLVAAVPLLVFGHWGGYPLLRALGAVALVAVLAAVVITARGLKVEVRRDVYPDRVERGSAALARLRVKNPGEGRQPAALATDGLGGRTQTVRIRPLAPGAEAAYHYELPTGARGRHPVGPLTLHRTDPFGLSANRLPTGETSTLWVHPRQLPARVLVSGHPRHHHEGARTDDSLRGSVDLQDVREYQPGDEVRHVHWKATARSGRLMVRDLIDPEQPRFTLLLDTRADALPPEGFEEAVDVAASLLVAAARAGSPARLVTSSGIDLPTPGGLPATRQLLDELCQVRQTGPDDSLVPAALAARSGSGGCLVMVTSAGVGLPALSWLNDRFASIFLIALGAGRRAGAVAGARVLGAPDAAAAVRQWNEVAG from the coding sequence ATGACGATGCGCCTCACCGGACGTGGCGTGGCCGTGCTGGTCGCGGCCGTGCCGTTGCTGGTGTTCGGGCACTGGGGCGGATATCCGTTGCTGCGCGCGCTGGGGGCGGTGGCGCTGGTGGCGGTGCTCGCGGCGGTGGTGATCACCGCCCGCGGGCTCAAGGTGGAGGTGCGCCGCGACGTGTACCCGGACCGGGTCGAGCGGGGCAGTGCCGCGCTGGCCCGGCTGCGCGTGAAGAACCCGGGCGAGGGCCGTCAGCCCGCGGCGCTGGCGACCGACGGGCTCGGCGGGCGCACGCAGACCGTGCGGATCCGGCCGCTGGCGCCCGGCGCGGAGGCGGCCTACCACTACGAACTGCCCACGGGCGCGCGCGGCAGGCACCCGGTCGGCCCGCTGACCCTGCACCGCACCGATCCGTTCGGCCTCTCCGCCAACCGGTTGCCGACCGGGGAAACCTCGACGCTGTGGGTGCATCCGCGGCAGCTGCCCGCGCGGGTGCTGGTCAGCGGTCATCCCCGGCACCACCACGAGGGCGCGCGGACCGACGATTCACTGCGGGGTTCGGTCGACCTGCAGGACGTGCGCGAGTACCAGCCCGGCGACGAGGTGCGGCACGTGCACTGGAAGGCGACCGCGCGCAGTGGGCGGCTCATGGTGCGCGATCTGATCGACCCGGAGCAGCCCCGGTTCACACTGCTGCTCGACACTCGCGCCGACGCGCTCCCGCCGGAGGGTTTCGAAGAGGCCGTGGACGTCGCCGCGTCCCTGCTGGTGGCCGCGGCCCGCGCCGGTTCGCCCGCGCGACTGGTCACTTCGTCGGGGATCGACCTGCCCACGCCCGGCGGCCTGCCCGCGACGCGCCAGCTGCTCGACGAACTGTGCCAGGTGCGGCAGACCGGCCCGGACGACTCGCTGGTCCCGGCGGCGCTCGCGGCACGCAGCGGATCCGGCGGGTGCCTGGTGATGGTGACCTCGGCCGGGGTGGGGTTGCCCGCGTTGAGCTGGCTGAACGACCGGTTCGCGTCGATCTTCCTGATCGCGCTGGGAGCGGGCCGGCGAGCCGGAGCGGTGGCCGGTGCACGCGTACTGGGCGCGCCCGACGCGGCGGCCGCGGTGCGGCAGTGGAACGAGGTGGCCGGATGA
- a CDS encoding transglutaminase family protein: MNTRAAGLPPVGALVSARVVGAGWVTLAAVLVGLLFAPVFGVGALLLPVVVPAVVVFGVAWLASRGGLVPWRPLFTVLAGLVAVAATTLWPAGVPIAATPGALAGGVTQSWQLALQSTWPARPEPAVLLFVPLLVLVASVLGAELVLRQTKPLVALLPSLAVGVLGQFYVALSGWPAVLAAGAYALAAGGLLATVRNGPQRPGLAIVPVALCVACAVLAGVLLPSPQARYSLKDEQLAPLAPVRVANPLDEIAYRLAHPTAPVFTVRGGAGVDRWPVVVLDEFDGVNWSPGGRYRTLGTELRPSPEVTVPVEQRNARIESLDLGGPWLPSQTWPAGVSGAAPLVEEQQGTLLVPDDGRATGYDLTWWAPRIPAGSLLGANIDATAPGGLSGVGAVPPGIAELAERAVSGIRPTFQAALALERYFRENYRLATGQNLPTGHAWPQLTEFLTGSKRGTSEQFAAAYVALARVRGIPARLVVGYRAPAADPAGTQVVRNGDVLAWPEVAVEGVGWVPLDPTGTAMSAGTSEVGLAAATAGARAQLPASQDLQNPPVAPGGEPVEGGSGGFDFPWLVSLAAVLAVVVLLVLGIPVTKAVRAWRRRRRPGAAAVVGAWEEARDRLRAHGVAVTAGMTVRDLASAATRVVDRSTVDELLSLGRTVDVALWSGAALEEGRAAHAWESVRRVRRGLARRGVRARVRAALEPWTLLRAS; this comes from the coding sequence ATGAACACCCGTGCCGCCGGACTTCCCCCGGTGGGGGCGTTGGTGAGCGCGCGGGTGGTGGGGGCGGGATGGGTGACGCTGGCCGCCGTGCTCGTCGGGTTGTTGTTCGCGCCGGTGTTCGGCGTGGGGGCGCTTCTGCTGCCGGTCGTGGTGCCCGCGGTCGTCGTGTTCGGGGTCGCGTGGCTCGCCTCGCGGGGCGGGCTCGTGCCGTGGCGGCCGCTGTTCACCGTGCTGGCCGGGCTGGTGGCGGTCGCCGCGACCACCCTGTGGCCCGCCGGGGTGCCGATCGCCGCGACACCGGGTGCGCTGGCAGGCGGGGTGACCCAGTCCTGGCAGCTGGCCCTGCAGTCAACCTGGCCCGCCCGCCCGGAACCGGCGGTGCTGCTCTTCGTGCCGTTGCTGGTGCTGGTCGCGTCGGTGCTCGGGGCCGAGCTGGTGCTCCGGCAGACGAAACCGCTGGTGGCGCTGCTGCCGAGTCTCGCCGTCGGGGTGCTCGGCCAGTTCTACGTGGCGCTGTCCGGCTGGCCCGCGGTGCTCGCCGCCGGGGCCTACGCGCTCGCCGCGGGCGGTCTGCTCGCGACAGTCCGCAATGGACCGCAGCGGCCCGGGCTGGCGATCGTGCCGGTGGCGTTGTGCGTGGCGTGCGCCGTCCTGGCCGGGGTGCTGCTGCCGTCACCGCAGGCCCGGTACTCGCTCAAGGACGAGCAGCTGGCGCCGCTGGCCCCGGTGCGGGTCGCCAACCCGCTGGACGAGATCGCCTACCGCCTCGCACATCCGACCGCACCCGTGTTCACGGTGCGCGGCGGCGCCGGGGTGGACCGGTGGCCGGTGGTGGTATTGGACGAGTTCGACGGGGTGAACTGGTCGCCGGGCGGCCGCTACCGCACGCTCGGCACCGAACTGCGGCCGAGCCCCGAGGTGACCGTGCCGGTGGAGCAACGGAACGCGCGGATCGAGTCGCTCGACCTCGGCGGCCCGTGGCTGCCCAGCCAGACCTGGCCCGCGGGCGTCTCCGGCGCCGCGCCGCTGGTCGAGGAGCAGCAGGGCACGCTGCTGGTGCCGGACGACGGCCGGGCCACCGGTTACGACCTCACCTGGTGGGCCCCGCGGATCCCGGCGGGGTCACTGCTCGGCGCGAACATCGACGCCACCGCCCCCGGCGGGCTCTCCGGCGTCGGCGCCGTCCCGCCCGGCATCGCGGAGCTGGCCGAGCGCGCCGTGAGCGGCATCCGGCCGACCTTCCAGGCGGCGCTCGCCCTGGAACGGTACTTCCGCGAGAACTACCGGCTGGCGACCGGGCAGAACCTGCCGACCGGTCACGCCTGGCCGCAGCTGACGGAGTTCCTGACCGGCAGCAAGCGCGGCACCAGCGAACAGTTCGCCGCCGCGTACGTGGCGCTGGCCAGGGTGCGGGGCATCCCGGCACGCCTGGTGGTCGGCTACCGGGCGCCTGCCGCGGATCCCGCCGGTACGCAGGTGGTGCGCAACGGCGATGTCCTGGCCTGGCCGGAGGTCGCCGTCGAGGGCGTCGGATGGGTGCCGCTGGATCCGACGGGCACGGCGATGTCCGCCGGGACCTCGGAGGTCGGTCTGGCCGCCGCGACGGCGGGCGCGCGGGCGCAACTGCCCGCCTCGCAGGACCTGCAGAACCCGCCGGTGGCGCCGGGCGGGGAACCGGTCGAGGGCGGCTCCGGCGGATTCGACTTTCCCTGGCTGGTTTCGCTCGCCGCTGTGCTCGCCGTCGTGGTGCTCCTGGTGCTCGGCATCCCGGTGACGAAGGCGGTGCGCGCCTGGCGGCGACGGCGGCGTCCCGGGGCGGCGGCGGTGGTCGGCGCGTGGGAGGAGGCGCGTGACCGGCTGCGGGCCCACGGTGTGGCGGTGACGGCGGGGATGACGGTGCGCGATCTGGCCTCCGCCGCCACTCGCGTGGTGGATCGTTCCACTGTGGACGAACTGTTGTCGTTGGGGCGCACCGTCGACGTGGCTCTGTGGTCCGGGGCGGCACTGGAGGAGGGCCGGGCGGCGCACGCGTGGGAGTCGGTTCGGCGGGTGCGGCGTGGCCTGGCCCGGCGGGGTGTGCGGGCGCGGGTGCGGGCCGCGCTGGAGCCGTGGACGTTGCTGCGGGCTAGCTGA